In Besnoitia besnoiti strain Bb-Ger1 chromosome IX, whole genome shotgun sequence, a single genomic region encodes these proteins:
- a CDS encoding AP2 domain transcription factor AP2III-4 (encoded by transcript BESB_011720), translating into MKSPATHAKGGGSMPPSGSCRRGSLDASELPLASPSLPLTPARSADGQEQQPPPILHGGRSWRSPGEVGALPVSAGIESPLISTALCCSPSLSSVPRRGGLEEAGKPFKADALGVPSPAAPCVAPFPSSVGEAPSRSSPSPHTASILSDVFSGLARSKTISAEPRSSPSAPAPLPSARLTAGAMVSGALALSPSLQFSSGTLNSCMPHEEQKTLCAGAPGATADPPLARLGAGAVPQLPPPMPTMLSNVRSNHALSPGAAGSARATPDSLGSAAPLSGHLWPPLSSAYCSRESLLAAATERPALVSGSAGFLSPALPPSFHCGKDRAAAAGAQMHPAVSGLPQLPPQTAPGAPGHTDGRESLPKVVGVRYDKVNKTWRASWYDPQSKRRVERKFSVNKLGFINAYNMATECRKLHEQKLGLRDRAGRKQQQQSKSPSVAAPPAVLVPASSSACVPQLELQRQQELLTQASSWAASQSLLAERLEKGTLQQFLPFDFEHALSSQRAPVGSAAAGPFSSSAEAAALAAFSAATDSFLAPQGAFRNLEGTPQRPAADLQSQHQLHLLSLAAAQPTVKPELQSGSARSDLSGMQGRSTQEARVAEPEPEDSAPKTPPENPGERLLSIRPRKRKGHPEEDSSSPPRGAVARLEGCGAQTGEGGEAQDTKDVKHAKIWHSGGGACAADGHGRNSSTPPSYSLGGACLQSGKGRHAHENEGTGGGEGTSSAHGQRDAQAGVEREESAGKAQKAESDERCASRQLCGREEAETGEPSAKNSRLPSSGQDESPTPGKQMRRGGADRETTDDDQTDGPSRESRAATPMAAKEAQSYRTSGRPSRAHAPQRERGGGECRPGRGEGEQQPRGERTHATIVRGSKEAHGEAAAHELKRVLEQCTAGRGERGDHLGKEPGSFCRTADDCGSRHCGDRGIIGAGCITPSIADQAPGVGVLSPLPRSAPVHAVSASSKRRTLLSASSFAPTSLLPSTFSLAAFALAAAPSGASGDVLLCPAARPVLPPLCASASSCRGSSPSPLSCDVACHFVSPGSRTGSGVCCCRRLSSALRESSVETPCCGRHCACACCGDDCRVFSRSLRHGYPTADSVAHAACGGRSLARDASPSSASPSGGRLAPSQKTGGTSGAMYAAQASASSSPSCCPRHHGVTDGAGEALDRGGGSSTCSCESGLSVSHARGESGWAPSCLLSLESDGGGAATGPLIILHLTKELVLLLLQSVQDAVRSLAAESPVAQAEPACETELDAGCGRSPVDAPACDEPDAWQGGDSSPDQNPGGPREKRERGRPAREAVSCEFSGKDAELCVAAIERHKDSVRLASHVESLGRYTKLFRACIKAKQVPTQLPHLRLLQLLRELLSMQIVEEERRAQQAPPHGSPAAAADNVLAHGVSSTESSSGQVSPAEFPDRLPSAGASCEKDGSMRAASGSGGTSGRGAGGRVSRVTTAATDEVHAREPDDEGAAEAVETEESGTSEGERRLTRGACSHSREDGGAAAAAHPGASHLPSLGAAEQGKGPVGGGGDGNERAAREEGEKSPAKQSFQQHTHNTRSRSHLAKQGGGGGPSSGNASRTGGERNSGAAASSSQGRPHPRGLPGARRACAGKRQQHAADAASTTGGGDDNQSSDSGGGQEERNPVKPEKNASGGLSASSVESRRSSQSQRHPPEPTSSAEKPSLTATSQLSPHFSPSGKIPSSFCFGDRLASESSSSRPPTEILGGTPSSADGDGLIEDQDYDVREGSSSREGDATVQDSLARLLL; encoded by the exons ATGAAGTCTCCTGCGACGCACGCTAAAGGCGGGGGCTCAATGCCACCCTCTGGCTCATGCCGGAGAGGTTCTTTGGACGCGAGTGAGTTGCCTTTggcctctccgtctctcccGCTAACGCCAGCAAGAAGTGCAGATGGTCAGGAGCAACAGCCTCCTCCAATTCTGCATGGCGGGCGGTCGTGGCGCTCGCCGGGCGAGGTGGGAGCCCTTCCGGTGTCGGCAGGCATTGAAAGTCCTCTGATCTCAACCGCGCTCTGCTGCTCGCCATCTCTCTCATCTGTCCCCCGAAGAGGGGGCTTGGAAGAGGCGGGAAAACCATTCAAGGCTGACGCACTTGGAGTCCCGTCCCCTGCAGCTCCTTGCGTGGCTCCTTTCCCCTCGTCCGTGGGCGAAGCACCCTCGCGCAGTTCTCCGTCTCCCCACACAGCGTCTATCCTCAGCGATGTGTTCTCGGGGCTCGCTCGCTCCAAGACGATCTCAGCAGAGCCAcggtcgtcgccctctgcacCTGCCCCCCTTCCCTCTGCCCGCTTGACGGCAGGCGCGATGGTTTCTGGCGCCCTTGCGTTGAGCCCAAGCCTGCAGTTTTCTTCGGGAACGCTCAACAGCTGCATGCCCCATGAAGAGCAAAAGAcactctgcgcaggcgcaccgGGCGCGACTGCGGACCCTCCTCTCGCGAgactcggcgcaggcgcggtcCCACAGCTTCCGCCACCCATGCCGACTATGCTCTCGAATGTGAGATCGAATCATGCGCTCTCTCCGGGGGCAGCAGGGAGCGCGCGGGCCACGCCTGACAGTCTGGgttctgccgcgccgctctccgggCACCTCTggccgccgctctcttcaGCCTACTGCTCGCGCGAGAGCCtactcgcggcggcgacggagagaccAGCACTCGTCTCTGGAAGCGCGGGATTCCTTTCTCCGGCGCTTCCACCCAGCTTCCACTGCGGCAAAGAtcgagcggccgcagctggcgccCAGATGCATCCCGCGGTCTCCGGattgccgcagctgcctcctcaGACAGCCCCAGGGGCCCCGGGGCACACCGACGGACGCGAATCGCTGCCCAAGGTCGTCGGGGTTCGGTATGACAAAGTGAACAAGACCTGGAGAGCCTCCTGGTACGACCCCCAGTCGAAACGAAGAGTGGAGCGGAAGTTCAGCGTCAACAAGTTGGGCTTTATCAATGCGTACAACATGGCAACAG AGTGCCGGAAGCTACACGAGCAGAAGCTCGGCCTGCGAGACCGGGCGGGTCGCAAGCAACAGCAGCAGTCCAAGAgcccctccgtcgccgctccGCCTGCCGTCTTGGTccccgcctcttcgtcggcgTGCGTGCCTCAGCTGGAA CTGCAACGCCAACAAGAGCTGCTGACGCAGGCCTCGTCGTGGGCAGCCTCGCAGTCGCTTCTGGCCGAGCGCCTGGAAAAGGGGACTCTGCAGCAGTTCCTTCCGTTTGACTTCGAGCATGCACTCAGCTCGCAGCGCGCTCCggtcggctccgcggcggctggcccTTTCAGCTCGTCTGCTGAAGCCGCAGCTCTCGCAGCCTTCTCTGCTGCCACCGACTCGTTCCTCGCTCCTCAGGGTGCATTTCGCAATCTCGAAGGCACGCCCCAAAGGCCCGCTGCTGACCTGCAGAGTCAGCACCAGCTTCATCTCttgtcgctcgccgcagcgcagcccACGGTCAAGCCAGAGCTACAGAGCGGGTCTGCGCGCTCCGACCTGAGCGGCATGCAAGGTCGTTCGActcaggaggcgcgcgtcgccgaacCTGAGCCAGAAGATTCTGCGCCGAAAACGCCTCCAGAAAACCCCGGCGAGCGGCTGTTGTCAATTCGACCCCGAAAGCGCAAGGGGCACCCGGAAGAAGATTCCTCGAGCCCGCCACGAGGCGCTGTAGCACGTCTtgagggctgcggcgctcagacgggggagggcggcgaggcgcaggacaCGAAGGACGTGAAACACGCAAAGATCTGgcacagcggaggcggcgcatgcgctgctgaCGGCCACGGGCGAAACTCGAGCACGCCGCCGAGTTACAGTTTGGGAGGAGCGTGTCTGCAGAGCGGAAAAGGCAGGCACGCCCACGAGAACGAGGGGACCGGTGGCGGCGAGGGCACAAGCTCCGCTCACGgtcagcgcgacgcgcaggccggcGTTGAACGCGAGGAGTCCGCAGGCAAAGCGCAAAAagccgagagcgacgagcgTTGCGCCTCACGTCAGCTCTGTGGCCGGGAGGAAGCTGAGACTGGCGAGCCGTCCGCAAAGAACTCTCGACTCCCGTCCTCAGGCCAAGATGAGAGTCCCACACCTGGCAAACAGATGCGGCGTGGCGGTGCCGATCGGGAGACGACCGACGACGACCAGACAGACGGGCCCTCGCGCGAAAGCAGAGCAGCGACCCCGATGGCCGCAAAAGAAGCCCAAAGCTACCGCACATCAGGCCGCCCCAGCCGCGCCCAcgctccgcagcgcgagagaggggggggcgaATGCAGGCCGGGACGTGGCGAGGGGGAGCAGCagccccgcggcgagcgcacgCACGCGACCATTGTGAGGGGGTCCAAAGAAGCCCacggagaggcggcagcccaCGAGCTCAAACGCGTCTTGGAACAATGCACggcggggcgaggagagcggggGGACCACCTCGGCAAAGAGCCCGGATCCTTTTGCCGGACTGCAGACgactgcggcagcaggcATTGCGG CGACCGCGGAATCATTGGCGCAGGCTGCATCACGCCGTCGATCGCCGACCAGGCACCTGGAGTCGGCGTCCTATCGCCCCTGCCTCGTTCTGCGCCCGTCCATGCGGTTTCCGCCTCGAGCAAACGCCGCaccctcctctctgcgtcctcgttcGCGCCCAcgtctcttctgccttcaacgttctccctcgccgcctttGCGCTAGCCGCCGCGCCAAGCGGCGCGTCCGGTGATGTTCTCTTGTG TCCGGCTGCGCGGCCAGTGCTCCctcccctctgcgcctcggcgagTTCCTGCCGCGGCTCATCCCCCAGTCCGCTCTCCTGCGACGTCGCTTGCCACTTCGTCTCTCCTGGTTCACGAACCGGGAGCGGCGTTTGttgctgcaggcggctgTCCTCTGCTCTGCGG GAAAGCAGCGTCGAGACCCCTTGCTGCGGTCGCCActgtgcatgtgcgtgcTGCGGAGACGACTGCCGAGTCTTTTCGCGATCTCTGCGTCACGGCTACCCCACAGCAGACAGCGTCGCGcacgctgcctgcggaggcagatCGCTCGCACGCGACGCTTCTCCCAGCAGCGCAAGCCCCTCTGGAGGGCGTCTGGCTCCCTCCCAGAAAACGGGAGGGACGTCTGGCGCGATGTATGCGGCGCAGGCTtcggcctcgtcttctccttcgtgcTGTCCACGTCACCACGGCGTCACCGATGgagccggcgaggcgctcgaccgcggcggcgggtctTCGACGTGCTCATGCGAAAGCGGGCTCTCGGTGtctcacgcgcgcggcgagagcggctgggcgccttcctgtctcctctcgctcgagagcgacggcggcggcgccgcgacaggGCCGCTGATCATTTTGCATCTCACGAAAGAGCTCGTTCTTCTCCTGCTTCAGTCAGTGCAAGACGCCGTCAGGTCCTTGGCCGCAGAAAGTCCCGTGGCGCAGGCCGAGCCGGCTTGCGAGACGGAGCTCGACGCGGGCTGCGGGAGGAGCCCTGTtgacgcgcccgcctgcgatGAGCCCGACGCCTGGCAGGGCGGAGACTCCAGTCCCGACCAAAACCCAGGCGGGCctcgcgagaagcgcgagcgtgggcggccggcgcgcgaggcggtaAGCTGCGAGTTCTCCGGCAAAGACGCGGAGCTGTGCGTTGCAGCCATCGAGCGGCACAAAGACTCGGTGCGGCTCGCCAGCCACGTTGAGAGCCTCGGGCGCTACACGAAGCTCTTCCGCGCGTGCATCAAAGCAAAGCAAGTCCCCACGCAACTTCCTcacctgcgtctcctccagcTCTTGCGCGAGTTGCTTAGCATGCAGATCGTCGAGGAAGAACGCagagcgcagcaggcgccgccccatgggtctccagcggcggcagcggacaACGTGCTCGCGCACGGGGTCTCCTCCACGGAAAGCTCCTCGGGACAAGTCAGCCCGGCCGAGTTCCCCGATCGACTGCCGAGTGCGGGCGCTTCTTGCGAAAAGGACGGCAGTATGCGCGCGGCCAGCGGGTCCGGAGGCACCTCGGggcgaggggcggggggTCGCGTGAGCCGCGtcacgacggcggcgacggacgAAGTCCACGCCCGCGAGCCAGACGACgaaggggcggcggaggccgtgGAGACCGAGGAGTCAGGAaccagcgaaggcgagcgccggctgacgcgcggcgcgtgctcgcactcgagagaagacggcggcgcagccgcggccgcgcacccAGGCGCCAGCCACCTTCCTTCGTTGGGGGCCGCGGAACAGGGCAAAGGCCCCgtgggcggggggggcgacGGGAACGAgcgagccgctcgcgaggagggagaaaagTCTCCGGCGAAGCAAAGCTTTCAGCAACACACGCACAACACACGAAGCAGAAGCCACTTAGCCAAgcaaggcggcggaggggggccAAGTTCAGGAAATGCCTCACGCACGGGCGGTGAGCGGAACtcgggcgcagctgcttcctcctcgcaggGCCGCCCTCACCCCCGCGGTCTGCcgggagcgcggcgagcctgcgCTGGCAAACGCCAGCAGCACGCGGCCGATGCTGCCTCGAcgacgggggggggagacgaTAACCAGTCGTCGGACTCTGGAGGAGGCCAAGAGGAGCGGAACCCGGTGAAACCTGAGAAAAATGCTTCGGGCGGCTTGTCAGCTTCTTCTGTCGAGTCCCGGCGGAGCTCGCAGAGTCAGAGGCACCCTCCGGAACCGACGTCGAGTGCCGAGAAGCCTTCACTCACCGCGACGTCACAGCTCTCTCCTCATTTCTCTCCCTCAGGCAAAATCCCTTCCTCATTCTGCTTCGGAGACCGGCTGGCGTCTGAATCCTCCTCTAGCCGGCCTCCCACAGAGATTCTCGGCGGAACACCGTCCTCCGCGGATGGCGACGGCCTCATCGAGGACCAAGACTATGACGTGCGTGAGGGATCCTCCTCTCGAGAGGGCGATGCCACTGTCCAAgattctctcgcgcggctgctcctGTAG
- a CDS encoding RNA recognition motif 2 protein (encoded by transcript BESB_011730), producing the protein MEACDFIQHKTFLAPAPPGSFASPPRSNAGATPSDQRSGVRAEDPRTQVEGKKLSPSPGAAAGAPPGEEGGGSRDPASRVQREAVEAMLGVCRWPSFQTGPILRAGGGGGGGAFGFSLRLPNVDHLRQLDVFRRTLHGAAGGEREGGVGSQGSSWCASATLCADGAAGPERDGVSARDSATPEAADGEQKPANVAAGRESLSSPAESREEEGNVGHFGVHGVQGKQDAVVPAAGLALEGCASNDTGKSPCATRLHVSTQPGDDFSESNEQVRRGGSDDEREVAARKRTSGAAAADAKKAVSDQPECEAAGVKAPQKREDDTGVVAAYGQELRKGEGTGGDASPHLRESAVKTQQVETQNRECGEKKDEQQEEECGRVTKTGLIRLGCSFHADELVSPEEPAGGFTTVMLRNIPNKYTQEMMITLLNETYKGLFDFFYLPIDFRNSCNVGYCFINFVHPFVAAHFKRAFHNLKLTAFKSQKICACTWGRVQGLQANIAHYRNSAVMGVPFSQYKPVLFRDGLIIPFPQAERPLPSVKPRGHHERIAKVS; encoded by the exons ATGGAGGCCTGCGACTTCATTCAACACAAAACTTTCCTCgcacccgcgccgcctggatcattcgcctcgccgcctcgcagcaACGCGGGAGCGACCCCGTCTGACCAACGATCGGGAGTCCGCGCCGAAGACCCACGTACACAAGTAGAAGGTAAAAAACTCTCTCCAAGccccggcgcagccgccggcgcccctccaggggaggaggggggggggtctcGGGACCCTGCCAGCAGAGTTCAGCGGGAAGCGGTCGAGGCGATGCTGGGCGTCTGCCGTTGGCCCAGTTTCCAGACTGGCCCCATCCTccgggcgggggggggggggggggggggggccttTGGATTTTCACTGCGACTCCCGAACGTGGACCATCTTAGGCAGCTAGACGTGTTTCGCCGGACTCTACATG GCGCGGCTGGTGGGGAAAGGGAAGGAGGGGTGGGGTCTCAGGGCTCCTCGTGGTGTGCCTCCGCGACCTTGTGtgcggacggcgccgcggggccaGAGCGCGATGGCGTCTCTGCGAGAGATtccgcgacgccggaggccgcTGACGGCGAACAGAAACCTGCGAATGTGGCAGCAGGCAGAGAAAGCCTTTCGTCACCAGCGGAGAgccgagaagaggaaggcaaTGTGGGCCATTTTGGTGTGCACGGTGTGCAAGGGAAGCAGGACGCCGTGGTGCCCGCCGCTGGTCTTGCCCTCGAAGGCTGCGCGTCCAACGACACGGGCAAAAGCCCCTGTGCGACGCGACTCCATGTTTCGACGCAGCCAGGTGACGATTTTTCAGAGAGCAACGAGCAGGTTCGGAGGGGCGGCAGCGATGACGAACGcgaggtcgccgcccgcAAGAGAACgtctggcgcggccgccgcagacgcgaaaaagGCTGTGAGTGACCAGCCTGAGTGTGAAGCAGCGGGTGTAAAGGCTCcgcagaaacgcgaggaCGACACGGGCGTCGTCGCAGCGTATGGGCAAGAGCTCCGCAAGGGAGAAGGGACAGGGGGAGATGCTTCTCCACATCTGCGCGAATCAGCGGTAAAGACGCAGCAGGTTGAGACGCAGAATCGAGAAtgcggagagaaaaaggacGAGCAGCAAGAGGAGGAATGCGGCAGAGTGACGAAAACTGGCCTCATTCGACTGGGCTGCAGCTTCCACGCCGATGAACTTGTCTCGCCAGAGGAACCCGCAGGTGGATTCACCACCGTTATGCTACGCAACATCCCCAACAAATACACTCAGGAAATGATGATTACTCTGCTGAACGAGACATACAAAG GTTTGTTCGACTTCTTCTATCTCCCCATCGATTTCCGGAATTCGTGTAACGTCGGTTACTGTTTCATAAATTTCGTTCATCCattcgtcgccgcgcactTCAAGCGCGCCTTCCACAACCTAAAGCTAACTGCCTTCAAGTCACAAAAGATCTGCGCGTGCACGTGGGGACGCGTTCAAGGCCTCCAG GCGAACATTGCGCACTACCGCAACAGCGCCGTGATGGGCGTGCCGTTCAGTCAGTACAAGCCTGTGCTGTTTCGGGACGGGCTGATCATTCCCTTCCCGCAAGCAGAGCGCCCGCTGCCGTCTGTAAAGCCGCGCGGCCATCATGAACGCATTGCCAAGGTTTCCTGA
- a CDS encoding phosphatidylinositol n-acetylglucosaminyltransferase (encoded by transcript BESB_011740): MPPCETCTPQCTASFLVLSDLPLVRATGRSPSPPPWEKVLWRRQAYPDNYVDESFLDSLICNANMRAYVYADLCRATAAVTQHVSLIVAFTVFYIMFEKKRVSVAWLFAVDFALLFLGFTLRFFADDDLHKLCRGLWSAVVGLGCLRILAPILRTLTQAFSEDTVVCLSVVCLLVHAALTDYSYIYRNPGKVDESLRRAMSINAALLANVVLASRLSSSTEVFAVLIFGIEIFALSPVLRRILWQRHPWAFVHVLTPALILSTALIMVQEAPASVILLFLLSMVFITFVGPYWLISSQKYKHEIRGPWDVAEVPNYA, from the exons ATGCCGCCGTGTGAAACTTGCACACCCCAATGCACCGCTTCCTTCCTCGTTCTCAGCGATCTTCCGCTCGTCCGTGCGACCGGCCGgagcccgtcgccgccgccgtgggAGAAAGTCCTCtggcggcgccaggcgtACCCAGACAATTACGTGGATGAAAGTTTTCTGGACTCGCTCATTTGCAACGCAAACATGCGGGCCTATGTGTACGCTGACCTGTGCCGCGCGACCGCAGCCGTCACCCAGCACGTCAGCTTGATCGTCGCGTTCACCGTGTTTTACATCATGTTtgagaaaaaacgcgtcTCCGTGGCGTGGCTCTTCGCCGTGGACTTtgctcttcttttcctcgGGTTCAcgctccgcttcttcgccgacgACGATCTCCACA AACTGTGCCGTGGCCTCTGgagcgccgtcgtcggcctgGGTTGTCTGCGG ATCCTGGCGCCGATCCTCCGCACGCTCACGCAAGCCTTCAGCGAGGACACGgttgtctgtctctccgtgG TGTGTCTTCTCGTTCACGCCGCGCTTACAGACTACTCCTACATCTATCG AAATCCGGGGAAAGTCGAcgagtctctgcgccgcgccatGAGCATCAACGCTGCACTGCTCGCCaacgtcgtcctcgcctcgcgcctctcttcgtccACCGAAGTCTTCGCAGTCCTCATATTTGGCATTGA GATCTTCGCGCTCAGCCCCGTGTTGCGGCGCATTTTGTGG cagagacacccTTGGGCGTTCGTCCATGTTCTCACCCCAGCACTGATTCTCTCGACAGCTCTCATCATGGTTCAGGAGGCCCCCGCGAGCGTCAttctgctttttcttctctc GATGGTTTTCATCACGTTCGTCGGCCCGTATTGGTTAATCAGCTCGCAGAAATACAAACA cgaaaTTCGAGGTCCGTGGGACGTAGCGGAGGTGCCCAACTACGCGTGA
- a CDS encoding ribosomal protein RPL17 (encoded by transcript BESB_011750), translated as MVKYAKEPSNENKCCKAFGQDLRVHFKNTHETVQAIKKDKRGNPMKLSAAKQFLEDVLERKRCIPFRKFTGCIGRKAQAKEFKHTQGRWPVKSCKIVLDLLRNAESNAEMKNLDVDNLVIEHIQVNRAPKGRRRTYRAHGRINPYMSQPCHIEVILREEERPVEKPSVEGAAKVKTIRLTKKALARSRLRVGGGH; from the exons ATGGTGAAGTACGCGAAGGAGCCGTCCAACGAGAACAAAT GCTGCAAGGCATTTGGGCAGGACTTGCGTGTGCACTTCAAG AACACGCACGAGACGGTCCAGGCCATCAAGAAGGACAAGCGGGGTAACCCGATGAAGCTGTCGGCTGCCAAGCAGTTCCTGGAAGACGTTCTGGAGAGGAAGCGCTGCATCCCCTTCAGAAAGTTCACCGGCTGCATCGGCCGCAAGGCGCAGGCTAAGGAGTTCAAGCACACCCAGGGTCGGTGGCCTGTGAAGTCTTGCAAAATCGTCCTGGACCTCCTCAGAAACGCCGAATCCAACGCTGAG ATGAAGAACCTCGACGTGGATAACCTTGTTATTGAGCACATTCAAGTCAACCGGGCACCGAAGGGCCGCCGCAGGACCTACCGCGCCCACGGTCGCATCAACCCGTACATGTCCCAGCCCTGCCACATCGAGGTTATTCTGCGTGAGGAGGAGCGACCCGTTGAGAAGCCCTCTGttgaaggcgccgcgaaggtgAAGACTATCCGCCTCACCAAGAAGGCGCTGGCTCGCAGCCGCCTGAGGGTCGGTGGAGGCCACTAA